One genomic window of Cannabis sativa cultivar Pink pepper isolate KNU-18-1 chromosome 2, ASM2916894v1, whole genome shotgun sequence includes the following:
- the LOC133034300 gene encoding protein FAR1-RELATED SEQUENCE 5-like produces the protein MQFTRANCEVFEAVAAQVISMNRCGIKTSSVVAHIALQSGGYDDLPFQLRDVYNKVASLRKQENISSDAEGTLGFLDGLSSMDPEFYVEYKIDDENRLAFLFWADGTSRRDYMLFGEAIAFDTTYRTNKYNKPLTVVVGVNHHFETCAFGCAVLLDETEDAYIWFLRVFLDCMSNKKPKVVLTDNDERMEFAIRHFLRDSTHRLCAWHLGNNATKNIKIPDFNNGFFDLIYNYYTVEEFEEKWAALLAQFGLKENS, from the coding sequence ATGCAATTCACTCGGGCAAACTGCGAGGTTTTTGAAGCAGTAGCTGCACAAGTAATTAGCATGAATAGATGTGGTATCAAAACTTCTTCCGTTGTAGCACATATTGCCCTACAATCTGGAGGGTATGACGATCTTCCTTTCCAACTAAGAGATGTGTACAACAAAGTGGCTAGTTTAAGAAAGCAAGAGAACATATCAAGTGATGCAGAAGGTACATTGGGTTTCTTGGACGGCTTATCATCAATGGATCCTGAATTTTACGTCGAGTACAAGATTGATGACGAAAATCGATTAGCATTCCTTTTTTGGGCTGATGGTACGAGTAGAAGAGACTACATGTTATTCGGGGAAGCTATTGCTTTTGATACAACATACCGCACCAATAAGTATAATAAGCCATTGACTGTAGTTGTTGGCGTCAATCACCATTTTGAAACTTGTGCGTTCGGTTGCGCAGTTTTACTTGATGAGACGGAAGACGCTTATATTTGGTTCTTGAGGGTGTTCCTTGATTGCATGAGCAACAAAAAACCGAAAGTAGTCCTCACTGATAATGATGAAAGGATGGAATTCGCAATCAGACATTTTTTACGAGACTCTACCCATCGACTTTGTGCATGGCATCTAGGGAACAATGCCACAAAGAATATTAAGATTCCAGATTTCAACAACGGCTTCTTTGACTTAATATACAACTACTACACAGTGGAAGAGTTTGAAGAAAAATGGGCCGCTTTGTTGGCACAGTTCGGCCTTAAAGAAAATTCTTGA